The Micromonospora sediminicola genome contains a region encoding:
- a CDS encoding aldo/keto reductase: protein MDLDQPTLPLPGDVRIPLLGFGTWQATGEDGYQAVLAALDAGYRHIDTATMYGNEKEVGRAVKESGLRREDLFITTKLPPDRVGRERETIEASLAALDTGYVDLWLVHWPPSAPGDSIPVWREMLAARDENLARAVGVSNYSVAQLDELIQATEETPAVNQIRWSPSLYDRQTHAAHRDRGVALEGYSPFKTSDLSDPVLVRIAQAHDVSPAQVVLRWHIDHEIVVIPKSVTPERIRANADVFGFSLTAEEMRDIDALGG from the coding sequence ATGGACCTCGACCAGCCCACCCTCCCGCTCCCCGGCGACGTCCGGATCCCGCTGCTCGGCTTCGGCACCTGGCAGGCCACCGGCGAGGACGGCTACCAGGCCGTGCTCGCCGCGCTGGACGCCGGCTACCGGCACATCGACACCGCGACGATGTACGGCAACGAGAAGGAGGTGGGACGCGCGGTCAAGGAGAGCGGACTGCGCCGGGAGGACCTGTTCATCACCACCAAGCTGCCGCCGGACCGGGTGGGCCGGGAGCGGGAGACGATCGAGGCCAGCCTGGCCGCCCTGGACACCGGGTACGTCGACCTGTGGCTGGTGCACTGGCCGCCGTCCGCGCCCGGTGACAGCATCCCGGTCTGGCGGGAGATGCTGGCCGCCCGGGACGAGAACCTGGCCCGGGCCGTCGGCGTGAGCAACTACTCGGTCGCGCAGCTGGACGAGCTGATCCAGGCCACCGAGGAGACGCCCGCGGTCAACCAGATCCGCTGGAGCCCGTCACTGTACGACCGGCAGACGCACGCCGCCCACCGGGACCGGGGGGTGGCGTTGGAGGGCTACAGCCCGTTCAAGACCAGTGACCTGTCCGATCCGGTGCTGGTCCGGATCGCGCAGGCGCACGACGTGTCGCCGGCCCAGGTGGTGCTGCGCTGGCACATCGACCACGAGATCGTGGTCATCCCGAAGTCGGTCACGCCGGAGCGGATCCGGGCCAACGCCGACGTGTTCGGGTTCTCGCTGACCGCCGAGGAGATGCGCGACATCGACGCCCTCGGCGGCTGA
- a CDS encoding DNA polymerase ligase N-terminal domain-containing protein → MADRLEEYRRRRDAARTPEPVPERTPRRRRPARAAPRFVIQQHHARSLHWDLRLEHDGVLASWAVPRGLPRDPGRNHLAVHTEDHPMEYLTFSGEIPAGEYGGGRMTVHDTGTYRAEKWRDDEVIVVLDGERTKGRYVLFATGGRGRDWMVRRTDPAPAGWTPMPELVRPMRAAEGKRLPRDADAWGYELRWPGVRAMAYVSGGRLRLLDGEDADVTGAYPWARAMAEELAPTEVVLDGVLARIDPAGRLHPPTRRDGQFLALDLLWLEGVSSLDVPYAQRRDLLDGLALAGPHWQTPPWFPGVGADALRAAREQGLPGVVAKRLDSPYEPGRRSRHWLSIDAS, encoded by the coding sequence GTGGCGGACCGGCTGGAGGAGTACCGGCGCAGGCGGGACGCGGCGCGCACCCCGGAGCCGGTCCCCGAGCGGACCCCGCGCCGCCGACGGCCGGCCCGGGCGGCGCCCCGCTTCGTCATCCAGCAGCACCACGCCCGGAGCCTGCACTGGGACCTGCGGCTGGAGCACGACGGCGTGCTGGCCTCCTGGGCGGTGCCGCGCGGCCTGCCCCGCGACCCGGGCCGCAACCACCTCGCCGTGCACACCGAGGACCACCCGATGGAGTACCTGACGTTCTCCGGCGAGATCCCGGCCGGGGAGTACGGCGGCGGGCGGATGACCGTGCACGACACCGGCACCTACCGCGCGGAGAAGTGGCGCGACGACGAGGTGATCGTCGTGCTCGACGGCGAGCGCACCAAGGGGCGGTACGTCCTGTTCGCCACCGGCGGCCGGGGCCGGGACTGGATGGTCCGCCGCACCGACCCGGCACCGGCGGGCTGGACGCCGATGCCCGAACTGGTCCGCCCGATGCGCGCCGCCGAGGGGAAGCGGCTGCCGCGCGACGCCGACGCCTGGGGGTACGAGCTGCGCTGGCCGGGCGTGCGGGCCATGGCGTACGTCTCGGGCGGCCGGCTGCGGCTGCTCGACGGCGAGGACGCGGACGTGACCGGGGCGTACCCGTGGGCGCGGGCGATGGCCGAGGAGCTGGCCCCGACCGAGGTGGTGCTGGACGGCGTGCTGGCGCGGATCGACCCGGCCGGCCGGCTCCACCCGCCCACCCGGCGCGACGGCCAGTTCCTCGCCCTCGACCTGCTCTGGCTGGAGGGCGTGAGCAGCCTCGACGTGCCGTACGCGCAACGCCGTGACCTGCTCGACGGTCTGGCGCTCGCCGGGCCGCACTGGCAGACTCCGCCCTGGTTCCCGGGAGTCGGCGCGGACGCCCTACGGGCCGCCCGTGAGCAGGGGCTCCCGGGAGTGGTGGCGAAACGCCTCGACTCCCCGTACGAGCCGGGCCGGCGCAGCCGGCACTGGCTGAGCATCGACGCGAGCTGA
- a CDS encoding threonine synthase, which yields MHLTHLECPRCGLEHPADKPQNLCGCGSPLLARYDLATVAATVTPEQFGLRPADLWRYRELLPVADPRFVTTLGEGWTPMWRAPAYGHEIGIADLIVKDEGLTPTGSFKARGAAVGVSRARELGVERIAMPTNGNAGAAWATYAARAGMGATIAMPLAAPTICRQECLAAGADLRLVDGLINDAGREIAELVAGSDGRIFDAGTLREPYRLEGKKTMGYEIVEQLGWQVPDVIVYPTGGGVGLIGIHKALHEMRELGWVEDRLPRLVAVQSTGCAPIVRAFAAGEARAIPWADAHTVAFGITVPAPLGDELILTALRDSAGTAIAVDDAEILTDLRDFAAREGLLLCPEGAACLTAARHLRAGGWIRPDERVVVLNTGAGIKYPGLV from the coding sequence GTGCACCTGACGCACCTGGAGTGCCCGCGCTGCGGCCTGGAGCATCCGGCCGACAAGCCGCAGAACCTGTGCGGGTGCGGCTCGCCGCTGCTGGCCCGCTACGACCTGGCCACGGTGGCCGCCACGGTGACCCCGGAGCAGTTCGGGCTGCGCCCGGCCGACCTGTGGCGCTACCGGGAGCTGCTGCCGGTGGCCGACCCGAGGTTCGTCACCACGCTGGGCGAGGGCTGGACGCCGATGTGGCGCGCGCCGGCGTACGGCCACGAGATCGGCATCGCGGACCTGATCGTCAAGGACGAGGGGCTGACCCCGACCGGGTCGTTCAAGGCCCGGGGCGCGGCCGTCGGCGTGAGCCGGGCCCGGGAACTGGGCGTCGAGCGGATCGCCATGCCGACCAACGGCAACGCCGGGGCGGCCTGGGCGACGTACGCCGCCCGGGCCGGGATGGGCGCGACGATCGCCATGCCGCTGGCCGCGCCGACCATCTGCCGCCAGGAGTGCCTCGCCGCCGGCGCGGACCTGCGGCTGGTCGACGGCCTGATCAACGACGCCGGTCGGGAGATCGCCGAGCTGGTCGCCGGGTCGGACGGGCGGATCTTCGACGCCGGCACGCTGCGCGAGCCGTATCGCCTGGAAGGCAAGAAGACGATGGGGTACGAGATCGTCGAGCAGCTCGGCTGGCAGGTGCCCGATGTCATCGTCTACCCGACCGGGGGCGGCGTCGGGTTGATCGGCATCCACAAGGCGCTGCACGAGATGCGTGAGCTGGGGTGGGTGGAGGACCGGCTGCCCCGTCTGGTGGCCGTGCAGTCCACCGGCTGCGCGCCGATCGTGCGCGCGTTCGCGGCCGGCGAGGCGCGGGCCATCCCGTGGGCGGACGCGCACACCGTGGCGTTCGGCATCACCGTGCCGGCCCCGCTCGGCGACGAGCTGATCCTGACCGCGCTGCGGGACAGCGCCGGCACCGCGATCGCGGTGGACGACGCGGAGATCCTCACCGACCTGCGCGACTTCGCCGCCCGCGAAGGGCTGCTGCTGTGCCCGGAGGGCGCGGCCTGCCTGACCGCCGCCCGGCACCTGCGGGCCGGCGGCTGGATCCGGCCGGACGAGCGGGTGGTGGTGCTGAACACCGGCGCCGGCATCAAGTACCCGGGCCTGGTGTAA
- a CDS encoding cupin domain-containing protein codes for MEHFTIATVAEKSPDFRRVLWTGEHTQLVIMTIPPGGEIGEEVHDGIDQILTFVSGTGEARVAGEKKEVVSGDLVVVPAGTKHNFVNTGPNPLVLYTVYGPPEHADGAVHKTKEEADAAEEAGEDEPPTS; via the coding sequence ATGGAGCATTTCACGATCGCGACCGTCGCCGAGAAGAGTCCCGACTTCCGCCGCGTGCTCTGGACCGGGGAGCACACCCAGCTGGTCATCATGACCATCCCGCCGGGCGGTGAGATCGGCGAGGAGGTCCACGACGGCATCGACCAGATCCTCACGTTCGTCAGCGGCACCGGCGAGGCGCGGGTGGCGGGCGAGAAGAAGGAGGTCGTCTCCGGCGACCTGGTGGTCGTGCCCGCCGGCACGAAGCACAACTTCGTCAACACCGGCCCGAACCCGCTGGTGCTCTACACCGTCTACGGCCCGCCGGAGCACGCCGACGGCGCGGTGCACAAGACCAAGGAAGAGGCGGACGCGGCCGAGGAGGCCGGCGAGGACGAGCCGCCGACGTCCTGA
- a CDS encoding septum formation initiator — MDRRSWLAVAGWLATTAAATLVGLAAVDLVGAGITGTAGGVRTEQDVARALAEPGAAPPRSEGAPPVPTTAGPSTPAGSRRGFVTAGGSVEAECGPAGVRVVTWSPAPGYRTKDDDRGPDDHVEIRFVGVSDEHELRLRCRDGVPVRDLDD; from the coding sequence ATGGATCGCCGCTCGTGGCTCGCCGTCGCCGGCTGGTTGGCCACCACCGCCGCCGCCACGCTCGTCGGGCTGGCCGCCGTCGACCTGGTGGGCGCGGGCATCACCGGCACGGCCGGCGGGGTACGCACCGAGCAGGACGTCGCCCGCGCGCTCGCCGAGCCCGGGGCGGCTCCCCCGAGGTCGGAGGGCGCGCCCCCGGTGCCGACGACGGCCGGGCCGTCCACCCCGGCCGGGTCCCGGCGTGGCTTCGTGACCGCCGGCGGCAGTGTGGAGGCCGAGTGCGGGCCGGCCGGGGTGCGCGTGGTGACGTGGTCGCCGGCGCCGGGATACCGGACGAAGGACGACGACAGAGGTCCGGACGACCACGTCGAGATCCGCTTCGTCGGCGTCTCCGACGAGCACGAACTTCGACTGCGCTGCCGTGACGGGGTCCCGGTCCGGGATCTCGACGACTGA
- a CDS encoding response regulator transcription factor — protein sequence MARLLLVEDDLTIRTPLLRALREFGHAVAAASTALDGLRDALDDRPDLIVLDLGLPDLDGAEMLRMLRAVSAVPVVVATARDDEAGIVRLLDAGADDYLVKPFTAAQLDARIRAVLRRSAVGDAAEAALVVGGLRIDPRGRRVTLDGAPVELTPREFDLLHHLAGRPGQVVTKRELLTEVWRIPYGGADKTVDVHLSWLRRKLGESAQRPRYLHTVRGVGVRLDVPGSDR from the coding sequence GTGGCGCGCCTGCTGCTCGTCGAGGACGACCTGACCATCCGCACCCCGCTGCTGCGCGCCCTGCGCGAGTTCGGGCACGCGGTCGCGGCCGCGTCGACCGCCCTGGACGGGCTGCGCGACGCCCTGGACGACCGGCCCGACCTGATCGTGCTCGACCTGGGACTGCCCGATCTGGACGGTGCCGAGATGCTGCGCATGCTGCGCGCGGTCAGCGCGGTGCCGGTCGTGGTGGCGACCGCCCGCGACGACGAGGCCGGCATCGTCCGCCTGCTCGACGCGGGCGCGGACGACTACCTGGTGAAGCCGTTCACCGCCGCGCAGCTCGACGCGCGGATACGCGCGGTGCTGCGGCGTTCGGCCGTCGGGGACGCGGCGGAGGCAGCACTGGTGGTCGGCGGGCTGCGGATCGACCCGCGGGGCCGTCGGGTCACGCTGGACGGCGCGCCGGTCGAGCTGACGCCGCGCGAGTTCGACCTGCTGCACCATCTCGCCGGCCGGCCGGGACAGGTGGTCACCAAGCGGGAGCTGCTGACCGAGGTCTGGCGGATCCCGTACGGCGGGGCGGACAAGACGGTCGACGTGCACCTGTCCTGGCTGCGCCGCAAGCTGGGCGAGAGCGCCCAGCGGCCGCGCTACCTGCACACCGTACGCGGGGTCGGAGTGCGGCTCGACGTGCCGGGATCCGACCGGTGA
- a CDS encoding sensor histidine kinase, with protein sequence MRGRLTLLVAAVGVLVMIAFLVPLAVLVRTVAADRATTRAAADVQRLVPLVGTADPATIRSTVDQLGADTGRDVSVFLADGTVLGTPAPRTPTVELAARGESLTVESAAGREVVVAVQGRPEGTGVIRTLVPRGELTAGVTRAWLVLALLGALLVLVGLVVADRLAGTLVRPISALSAVSHRLANAELDARVEPAGPPELREVAGALNHLAGRIQVLLREEREQVADLSHRLRTPLTALRLEAETLRDPDDAARLTAAVDGLERAVTVVIRQARWRSTASAGGSCDAAVVVGERVTFWSVLAEDTGRALTVDLAPGPVPVRIGGDELAAAVDALLGNVFAHTPDGTPFEVRLAARADEVTLTVTDAGPGLPPGSLRRGASGAGSTGLGLDIAERAARAGGGRLELSAGPDGGARLALTLGVVAPR encoded by the coding sequence GTGAGGGGCCGGCTGACGCTGCTGGTCGCGGCGGTCGGCGTGCTCGTCATGATCGCGTTCCTGGTGCCGCTGGCCGTCCTGGTGCGCACCGTCGCCGCGGACCGGGCGACCACCCGCGCGGCCGCGGACGTCCAGCGCCTGGTTCCCCTGGTCGGCACTGCCGATCCGGCCACGATCCGGTCCACCGTGGACCAGTTGGGCGCCGACACCGGCCGCGACGTGAGCGTCTTCCTGGCCGACGGCACCGTGCTCGGCACGCCGGCCCCCCGCACCCCGACGGTCGAGCTGGCCGCCCGGGGCGAGAGCCTGACCGTCGAGTCCGCCGCCGGGCGGGAGGTGGTCGTCGCGGTCCAGGGCCGCCCGGAGGGGACCGGGGTGATCCGCACACTGGTGCCCCGGGGCGAGCTGACCGCCGGGGTCACCCGCGCCTGGCTGGTGCTGGCGCTGCTCGGCGCGCTCCTGGTGCTGGTCGGCCTCGTCGTCGCGGACCGGCTGGCCGGCACCCTGGTGCGGCCGATCTCCGCGCTGTCGGCCGTGTCCCACCGGCTCGCCAACGCCGAACTCGACGCCCGCGTGGAGCCGGCCGGCCCGCCCGAGCTGCGGGAGGTCGCGGGCGCGCTGAACCACCTCGCCGGACGGATCCAGGTCCTGCTGCGCGAGGAACGCGAGCAGGTGGCCGACCTGTCGCACCGGCTGCGTACCCCGCTGACCGCCCTGCGGCTGGAGGCCGAGACGCTGCGGGATCCGGACGACGCGGCCCGGCTGACCGCCGCCGTGGACGGCCTGGAACGGGCCGTGACCGTGGTGATCCGGCAGGCCCGATGGCGCAGCACGGCGTCCGCCGGCGGCAGCTGTGACGCGGCGGTCGTGGTCGGCGAGCGGGTGACGTTCTGGTCGGTGCTCGCGGAGGACACCGGTCGGGCGCTGACGGTCGACCTCGCGCCCGGCCCGGTGCCGGTCCGGATCGGCGGGGACGAACTGGCCGCCGCGGTGGACGCGTTGCTGGGCAACGTCTTCGCCCACACCCCGGACGGCACCCCGTTCGAGGTACGGCTCGCGGCTCGGGCGGACGAGGTGACGCTCACCGTGACCGACGCCGGCCCGGGCCTGCCCCCGGGCTCGCTGCGCAGGGGCGCCAGCGGGGCCGGGTCGACCGGTCTCGGGCTGGACATCGCCGAGCGGGCCGCCCGGGCCGGCGGCGGCCGCCTGGAGCTGTCGGCCGGTCCCGACGGGGGCGCCCGGCTGGCGCTCACGCTCGGCGTCGTGGCACCGCGCTGA
- a CDS encoding maleylpyruvate isomerase family mycothiol-dependent enzyme — protein MHETLEFPALLRLIDERSAAFRAAVAAAPDLDLPVPTCPEWTLFDLARHLGEGRRSWAATVAAGPDAPGRITPEGPAAPREREALLAWLADSTRHLVDALRDAGPDRGCWTWWATSQSPQTCGAVARHQLQEIAVHTYDAQLTVGAPRPLPDDVALDGVEEFLSTCCTTTAGWPHGPAAVDYHATEGRSWRQRLSADGVRADRLPGPTDAGAADVSARGTAGELVLAFYGRIPMDSLDLEGDRGLFDLLDEWEPE, from the coding sequence GTGCACGAGACCCTGGAGTTCCCCGCGCTGCTGCGGCTGATCGACGAACGGTCGGCGGCCTTCCGCGCCGCGGTGGCCGCCGCGCCCGACCTCGACCTGCCGGTTCCGACCTGTCCGGAGTGGACGCTGTTCGACCTGGCGCGGCACCTGGGGGAGGGGCGTCGCTCCTGGGCCGCGACCGTCGCCGCGGGACCGGACGCCCCGGGCCGGATCACCCCGGAGGGACCGGCCGCGCCCCGGGAGCGCGAGGCCCTCCTGGCCTGGCTGGCGGACTCGACGCGGCACCTCGTGGACGCGTTGCGGGACGCCGGCCCGGACCGGGGCTGCTGGACGTGGTGGGCCACGTCGCAGTCACCGCAGACCTGTGGCGCCGTCGCCCGGCACCAGCTCCAGGAGATCGCCGTGCACACCTACGACGCCCAACTCACCGTGGGCGCGCCCCGGCCGCTGCCGGACGACGTGGCGCTCGACGGCGTCGAGGAGTTCCTGTCCACCTGCTGCACGACGACGGCCGGCTGGCCGCACGGGCCCGCCGCGGTCGACTACCACGCCACCGAGGGCCGCTCCTGGCGCCAGCGGCTCTCCGCGGACGGCGTACGCGCCGACCGCCTGCCCGGCCCCACCGACGCGGGCGCGGCCGACGTCTCCGCCCGGGGTACGGCCGGCGAACTGGTCCTGGCCTTCTACGGCCGGATTCCGATGGACTCGCTCGACCTCGAGGGCGACCGCGGCCTCTTCGACCTGCTCGACGAGTGGGAGCCGGAATAG
- a CDS encoding PepSY domain-containing protein — MRRTSLVLAAAGGVAVLAVAGAALGVTAADRSDGPTAPAAVTVEDNPARQGADDTTGPSASGEDNPERQGVDDDATAGPGAVGEDAPARRGADDTAGGGEDDPARRGVDDDATRAATGGTVSRQRAAEVALARTGGGRVTEVEAETEHGRPAWSVKVDRDGWRHEVKVDRGTGTVLEVERERAGADDRGRDDNGGRDDDGGRDDDGGRDDDGGRDDDGGRDDSRGTHDRHDDHGDDD; from the coding sequence ATGCGACGAACTTCCCTGGTGTTGGCGGCGGCCGGTGGCGTGGCGGTGCTGGCGGTGGCCGGCGCGGCGCTCGGCGTGACCGCCGCCGATCGGTCGGACGGGCCGACCGCGCCGGCGGCCGTGACGGTCGAGGACAACCCGGCCCGGCAGGGGGCCGACGACACGACCGGGCCAAGCGCGTCCGGCGAGGACAACCCGGAGCGGCAGGGGGTGGACGACGACGCCACCGCCGGCCCGGGCGCCGTCGGCGAGGACGCCCCGGCCCGACGGGGCGCCGACGACACCGCCGGGGGCGGCGAGGACGACCCGGCCCGACGCGGGGTGGACGACGACGCGACCCGTGCGGCGACCGGCGGCACGGTGAGCCGGCAGCGCGCGGCCGAGGTGGCGCTGGCCCGGACCGGGGGCGGCCGGGTCACCGAGGTCGAGGCGGAGACCGAGCACGGCCGTCCGGCGTGGAGCGTCAAGGTGGACCGGGACGGCTGGCGGCACGAGGTGAAGGTCGACCGGGGCACCGGCACCGTGCTGGAGGTCGAGCGGGAGCGGGCCGGCGCCGACGACCGGGGCCGGGACGACAACGGCGGCCGGGACGACGACGGCGGCCGGGACGACGACGGGGGACGGGACGACGACGGGGGACGGGACGACGACGGGGGACGGGACGACAGCCGCGGGACGCACGACCGGCACGACGACCACGGCGACGACGACTGA
- a CDS encoding beta family protein, translating into MVPAPGARRPDPVYRPVLAGRRGELDALAHLDDAAAALLAPVVDVPPDDPSTPDALGRLPAGLLPAVDVSALPDAPEHDPVRWGVPLVPVIGLAESDRRLAAHGVAARAWARRAVIRLRTGPDRAGPDATTAAVERVWRSTGLMPEQCDLLLDAGDVCCPADVRLAEPRVRRAAEWARRHAWRSVTVAAGGMPPALSRLPTDEPVRLERYDWLLWQRLADLRLGYGDYGVGCAARGADAPGDRFPTVRWTAEDAWWVYRWSRRGGRGDERFADLCRTLVAAPHWPAAGAGFSWGDHEILRRARRGAGAGSAANWIAWSTSHHLAHVLAALAGPDRERREGSPWAGRDAPERGRAGRQRGGEARRAG; encoded by the coding sequence ATGGTGCCCGCACCCGGAGCTCGACGGCCGGACCCGGTCTACCGCCCGGTGCTGGCCGGCCGGCGGGGTGAACTGGACGCCCTGGCCCACCTCGACGACGCCGCTGCGGCGCTGCTCGCCCCGGTCGTCGACGTCCCGCCCGACGATCCGTCCACACCGGATGCCCTCGGTCGACTTCCCGCCGGTCTGCTGCCGGCCGTCGACGTGTCGGCGCTGCCGGACGCCCCGGAACACGATCCGGTGCGCTGGGGCGTACCGCTCGTGCCGGTGATCGGCCTCGCGGAGAGTGACCGACGGCTCGCCGCCCACGGCGTCGCGGCCCGGGCCTGGGCGCGGCGGGCCGTGATCCGGCTGCGGACCGGCCCGGACCGGGCCGGTCCGGACGCCACCACCGCCGCGGTGGAGCGGGTGTGGCGGTCGACCGGGCTGATGCCGGAGCAGTGCGACCTGCTGCTGGACGCGGGGGACGTGTGCTGCCCCGCCGACGTCCGGCTGGCCGAGCCGCGGGTGCGCCGCGCGGCCGAGTGGGCGCGGCGGCACGCCTGGCGCTCGGTGACCGTGGCGGCGGGCGGAATGCCACCGGCGCTGTCCCGGCTCCCCACCGACGAGCCGGTGCGGCTGGAGCGCTACGACTGGCTGCTCTGGCAGCGCCTGGCCGACCTCCGCCTGGGCTACGGCGACTACGGCGTGGGCTGCGCGGCGCGCGGGGCGGACGCCCCCGGCGACCGGTTCCCGACGGTGCGGTGGACGGCGGAGGACGCGTGGTGGGTCTACCGCTGGTCCCGGCGGGGCGGGCGGGGCGACGAACGCTTCGCCGACCTGTGCCGGACGCTGGTGGCCGCCCCGCACTGGCCGGCGGCCGGGGCCGGCTTCTCCTGGGGCGACCACGAGATCCTGCGCCGGGCCCGGCGCGGCGCGGGCGCGGGCTCGGCGGCCAACTGGATCGCCTGGAGCACGTCGCACCACCTGGCGCACGTGCTGGCCGCGCTCGCCGGTCCGGACCGGGAGCGGCGCGAGGGGTCGCCGTGGGCCGGCCGGGACGCCCCGGAGCGGGGACGCGCCGGCCGGCAGCGCGGCGGGGAGGCCCGCCGCGCCGGTTGA
- a CDS encoding iron-sulfur cluster biosynthesis family protein: MLTMTDNAVLVIRDLAAQQDVADAGGLRIAADTEAGALSIELVPEPVQGDQVVDTQGARIFLDSDAAELLNDTSVDAVVDEEGVVQFGFTEQE, from the coding sequence ATGCTGACCATGACCGACAACGCCGTCCTGGTGATCCGAGACCTCGCCGCCCAGCAGGACGTCGCCGACGCGGGCGGGCTGCGGATCGCCGCCGACACCGAAGCCGGCGCGCTCTCCATCGAGCTGGTGCCCGAGCCCGTGCAGGGCGACCAGGTGGTGGACACCCAGGGGGCCCGGATCTTCCTCGACTCCGATGCCGCCGAACTGCTCAACGACACCTCGGTCGACGCGGTCGTCGACGAGGAGGGCGTCGTCCAGTTCGGTTTCACCGAGCAGGAGTGA
- a CDS encoding MIP/aquaporin family protein, with protein MDDPRRYVAEFLGSLLLIFFGVGSAVFARVQGGVVVVALAFGFTMLALVYTMGPLSGSHINPAVTLGVLLSGKISPLGAVAYWIAQFAGATVAAFVIWALTRWGDVVDQTGALGTNGYGAHINLGGAAVLETVLTFLFVLVVLVVTGRGEHAAFAGVPIGLALAAAHLVGLTLDGTSVNPARSFGPALFQGGTALRQLWVFIVFPLLGGALAALVAPLILRRGADGPGPAERVATPRP; from the coding sequence ATGGACGACCCGCGCAGGTACGTCGCCGAGTTCCTCGGCTCGCTGCTGCTGATCTTCTTCGGCGTGGGCAGTGCCGTCTTCGCCCGGGTCCAGGGCGGCGTGGTGGTGGTCGCCCTGGCCTTCGGTTTCACCATGCTGGCGCTGGTGTACACGATGGGGCCGCTCTCCGGCAGCCACATCAATCCGGCGGTCACGTTGGGCGTGCTGCTCTCCGGGAAGATCTCCCCGTTGGGCGCGGTGGCGTACTGGATCGCCCAGTTCGCCGGCGCCACCGTCGCCGCGTTCGTGATCTGGGCACTCACCCGCTGGGGTGACGTGGTCGACCAGACCGGCGCGCTCGGCACCAACGGGTACGGCGCGCACATCAACCTGGGCGGCGCCGCCGTGCTGGAGACGGTGCTGACGTTCCTCTTCGTCCTGGTGGTGCTGGTGGTGACCGGCCGCGGCGAGCACGCCGCGTTCGCCGGGGTCCCGATCGGTCTCGCGCTGGCCGCCGCGCACCTGGTCGGCCTCACCCTCGACGGCACCTCGGTCAACCCGGCCCGGTCCTTCGGTCCGGCCCTGTTCCAGGGCGGCACCGCGCTGCGCCAACTCTGGGTGTTCATCGTCTTCCCGCTGCTGGGCGGTGCGCTCGCCGCCCTGGTCGCGCCGCTGATCCTGCGCCGGGGGGCGGACGGTCCGGGACCGGCGGAGCGGGTGGCCACCCCGCGCCCCTGA